In Cucurbita pepo subsp. pepo cultivar mu-cu-16 chromosome LG04, ASM280686v2, whole genome shotgun sequence, the following are encoded in one genomic region:
- the LOC111794100 gene encoding gallate 1-beta-glucosyltransferase-like gives MSSKACLPHVFLVSFPGQGHINPMLRLGKKLAAAGLLVTFSTSVQLGSQMKNAGSISDHPTPLGDGFLRFEFFDDGRTDTTPTLTYDEYMVQLQRLGAISLRQILENQMKENRPVSCVIGNPFVPWVIDLADNLGISSAVFWVQSCSVFSVYYHHFRGAVPFPSQTQPNLDVKLPFLPLLKSDEIPSFLTPNDSHQAIGKDILRQFSNLSKPFCILMDTFEELEAEVINDMSKNFPIKAVGPLFKICSEMETKIRGDCMKAADECIEWLDSKPIGSVVYVSFGSVVFLKQDQIDEIAYALHSSGFSFLWVLKPPSVHLGADRHVLPLEVVEEMGERGKVVEWSPQEQVLSHPSLACFLTHCGWNSSVEAMSLGVPMVAFPQWGDQVTNAKFLVDVFGVGLRLSRGANEDRLIQRDEIETCLREAMEGPRAVEIRQNALKQQKAAEKAVADGGSSDRNIKDFIDEIRKR, from the exons ATGAGTTCCAAAGCCTGTCTCCCCCATGTCTTCCTCGTCAGCTTCCCCGGCCAAGGCCATATCAACCCCATGCTCCGCCTCGGCAAGAAACTCGCCGCCGCGGGCCTCCTCGTTACCTTCTCCACCTCCGTCCAACTCGGGTCCCAGATGAAGAACGCTGGGAGCATCTCTGACCACCCGACACCCCTCGGCGATGGCTTCCTCCGCTTCGAATTCTTCGACGACGGCCGAACCGACACCACCCCGACACTCACCTACGACGAATACATGGTGCAGCTCCAACGCCTAGGCGCCATCTCCCTCCGCCAAATATTAGAGaaccaaatgaaagaaaaccGCCCGGTCTCTTGCGTTATTGGGAACCCTTTTGTGCCTTGGGTTATTGACTTGGCCGACAACCTCGGAATCTCCTCCGCCGTCTTTTGGGTCCAATCATGTTCTGTTTTTTCCGTTTACTATCACCATTTTCGTGGAGCTGTCCCATTCCCTTCTCAAACACAACCAAATCTCGACGTGAAATTACCCTTTTTGCCCCTTTTGAAGTCCGATGAAATCCCAAGCTTCTTGACTCCAAATGACTCTCATCAAGCTATTGGGAAGGACATTTTGAGGCAATTTTCGAATCTCTCCAAACCCTTTTGTATATTAATGGATACTTTTGAAGAGTTGGAGGCTGAGGTCATAAACGACATGTCGAAAAATTTTCCGATCAAGGCGGTGGGGCCTTTGTTTAAGATTTGTAGTGAAATGGAAACGAAGATTCGTGGAGATTGCATGAAAGCTGCTGATGAGTGTATTGAGTGGCTCGACTCGAAGCCTATCGGATCGGTGGTTTACGTGTCGTTTGGAAGTGTGGTGTTTTTGAAACAAGACCAGATTGATGAGATTGCTTATGCGCTTCATAGTTCGGGGTTTTCTTTCTTGTGGGTTTTGAAACCGCCTTCCGTACATCTTGGAGCCGACCGCCATGTTCTTCCTCTCGAG GTGGTGGAAGAGatgggagagagagggaaggTGGTTGAATGGAGTCCACAAGAACAAGTGCTCTCACACCCATCATTGGCATGTTTCCTCACACACTGTGGTTGGAACTCATCTGTGGAGGCCATGAGCTTAGGGGTCCCGATGGTCGCATTTCCCCAATGGGGGGATCAGGTCACCAATGCCAAGTTCCTTGTCGACGTCTTCGGCGTCGGCCTCCGCCTGTCCCGTGGCGCCAATGAAGATAGGCTAAtacaaagagatgagattgAGACGTGCCTGAGAGAAGCCATGGAAGGCCCAAGGGCGGTGGAGATTAGACAGAACGCTTTGAAGCAGCAAAAGGCGGCGGAGAAGGCGGTGGCTGACGGCGGCTCCTCCGATCGAAATATTAAGGACTTCATCGATGAGATTCGAAAACGGTGA